Sequence from the Maribacter aquivivus genome:
CACTCTTTAGCAAATCATCAAATCCGCCTGCGGGATTTCTCCATGTGCCTCCATCTATAAATACGTTTCCTTGCAATACAAATTTATTTTTGTCAATTAAGGTTTGTCGGTATTCGGTATTCAAAACAACCATACCTGTACCTCTATCAATGGTATTACCTACTCCTCTAATATTTAAGTTATTATCTACAGTAAAGGGCGCGAACGGACTATCAACATTACTTGCCAAACCTAAACGCAACCTATTTGCCCAGTTACCCCTATCGCCTATTCTTTTAAAGTAGGTAAAATCATTGAACCCAATTAAGAATTCAGGCAAATTTGTATTGGTACTACCCACATATTGCAAATTCAGCTGACTTCTAAATCCTTCTAAATAGTGATAAAAATAATCTAAACTGTTATGGTCATAAATAAATTTGAACAGATGCTTATCTACATTTAAATTCAATGGTACGCCAGAACTGGTAGCCCCATCAATATATTCATAGTCTTCAGTAAAAAAACTAAAGCCCAATTCTATTCTATTCTTAAAATTGAGTTCGTAAAGTCCTAAGAGTTCAAAGCCGGTATTGTTATATTTATAATCTGCTGTATCATCTTGAAAAAAAACAGGTTCTAATGTGGTGAAATTATTATAATTTACTGCAAGCCCAAGTTTATTAGAGAATAGGTATGGTGCTCTAACACTTAGCCCAAAAGAGCTATAATTATCATACTGATAAAAAGCACCTAATGTAATATTGCGACCAAAAGAATTGAACTCTTGTATCCCTATTCTAAAAGCAAAATCATCATTTGATGAGCTGAAAAGATTTGCGAACGGAATTAACGTGAAGTTTTCTTCAATTACATACTCAACGTTGCAGGTTTCGTTCGGTAAAATATTGACGTTAAAATAAGCATGAGATATAGAGGGCAACCTTTTTAAACGAAGTATATCTCTATTCATAAGAACAGAATCTAACAGCATACCTTCCCTTACATCTACAAGATTTTCAATGAAAGATACTTTGGTACGCTTTGTTCCAGAAAATTGCAATTCTGCCACAGTAACATCTTGCCCTTTCATAATGAAATTGACAAGCATTAAAAATAGAAATGGTAGCGTTTTTGTATTCATTTTTTCAAATACTCATATCTTAAGCTATACGAATCTTTCATCAAGATTTTCAATATAGAACAAAATAATCGCGTAATCAATTATAGTTCAAAAGCATACCTATAATCACCAAAAAAGAGCCTAGTTGTTTTCAACAACAAAAGGCTCTTTAAAGGAACACTCAAACTATTTATTTAAAAAATTCCTCTCAAACCTAAATTAAAGGTTTGTCCAAGTCCTGTATTATTACCACGCACAAAGTTGGTATACAGTATTTCTAGGTTCAAGGCACTTGTTAATTGATATTTTGCACCGCCACCTAAGGCTGTAAAATCTTGTGTAAAATTGTTTCCTAAATCCAATCGCTGAGAATGTTGCGCCAATGCTAAAATGGTGAATTTACTGGACGGGAAATAGCTAAGAAATAATCCCGGACTAAGATTTAAGCTATTATTTGCAAAACTCTCTTCTTTGTCACCAAAGCTTAACTCTGAGTTAATTTCACTAAAAAGCTGCCATTTATCGCCAGGAAAAGTATAATCATAAAAGAATCTATTCTGCCAGATGTATCCTTTTTGATCCAAAAAGACTCCGTTTTCAGATTCGTTATCTACCAACGGAATAAAAAATGAACTTTGAATAGAAAAATTACTGACCGAAGCAATTGGTACAAATTTTACCGATGGCGCTATCGATGTTAGCCCCGATCTAGCTGTATTATTCTCACCATCAAATTTAAATACATCTAAGGCACTTCTATCACCAATTACATTGGACCTGAATTCTAAAATTGCACCTACATTCCATCTTTTATTTGTACCAACACCTGTGTACCCTTCTAATGTAGAAGTAAAAAAAGTCTGCCTTGGCTCTTTACCTTCTGTAAATGTACTTTCGGTTTGTGTGTATAAATTATTAAACCACTTAACATCGTACTGACCTTGACCTACCAATTTTGAGGGTGTGTACTGCTGTATATTGCTTTTCTGTTGCAAACTATCTTGACTATACCCCTTAAATAAGGCACAAAAAGCTACTACAAGAAATAGATTTCTAGTTAAAATATTCATTTTTAGGTTTTTAAAATTCTTAGTTGATTATTTAGCTTCGTTCAAAGACCAGTCATAAGAGTAGTAAGATACTTTTGCATTATCTGGTAATTGTTCTTTTCTATAGGTATTGATAAAATCTACCGTACTTCCTTTTTGTTCAAAATCTCCTTTGTACCACTCAAACAATTGTGATATCTGGACTTTATTCTTATTTACTTTTATAAAAGTAGGATTGTTCAATGCCATTACGGTCTGCTTTTGCAACTGATTTTCTAATGCTTTAGGTGTATAAGCCGAGTTTATTATTGGTGGACATCCTAAACCTGCGCATACCAATACAAAATGAAACCTTGCTTCTGCTGGGAATTTTGCTCTCAGCAAATCATTTTCTATTCCGTTTAAGGTTATGGACCTACCTCCTATTTTATGTTTGGTTTTATCAAAAAAACCAGCAACATCTAAAGGAGATTTTAATGGATAGTTTTTTACGATACCATCAATTACAAGTAGGTTATATGCATTGATCCAAAAGGCTTGGTAGGTAGCAGCATCAGTTTCTGATACAGAGATACCTTTTGCAGATTCTAAAATAGATTTTAGAGCATCTGGATTATTTTTGATATCAGCATACTTAACTTTACCATCAACTACATTAGTTTTAAAAAAGCCATCGCTCTTGTTAAAAAAGGCAGCTACATCTTGTGCAGATATATTGGTTACTATTAAAAGGAAAAACAAAGTCTGTATTAAAGTTCTTTTCATCGTATTTTAAATTTATGATCGCTTTTGAGATTGTTTAGGTCGTGGCTTTTTTCAAAAACATACACTTTCTAAAAAATATAATTTTTTTTATTTAAAATTTTAAAGCCAATTAAACACTGATTTACTGCATGTTACAAATCCGTTTTAATTCTATTAAAACGCAAACTACGTTTAAAAGTATCACAGAAGTATAACAAGTTTATAATCTTTCTAAATAAAAAGGGTCGTGTTAAGTTCTTACCTTTATTACCGACACAACCATCAACAAAAGCATTTTATGGATCATATTGTAATTATTGGTAATGGTATTTCTGGGGTTACCCTAGCTAGGCACATACGTAAGCTATCAGACAAAAGAATCACCATTATTTCTGCAGAAAGTGACTATTTCTTTTCCCGTACCGCATTAATGTATGTTTACATGGGGCACATGAAATTTGAACATACACAACCATACGAAAACTGGTTTTGGAAGAAAAACAGCATCGACCTCGTAAACGGATTTGTAGAAAAAGTAGAAACAGATGCAAAAAAGCTAGTCTTAAAAGGTGGTTCTTCCATATCATATGATAAGCTAATTATTGCAACAGGTTCTAAACCGAACAAGTTTGGCTGGCCTGGTCAAGATTTAAAAGGTGTACAAGGTTTGTACTCCAAACAAGATCTAGAGATGCTTGAGAAAAATGCCCCTAATAAAAAGGTTTGTAACCGTGCTGTAATTGTCGGCGGAGGACTCATAGGTATTGAAATGGCAGAGATGTTGCGTTCTCGCGAAATACCGGTTACTTTTTTGGTTCGCGAAAAGAGCTTTTGGAACGGTGTATTACCTGCAGGTGAATCTGCAATGATCAACGAACATATTCTAGAACATCATATTGATCTACAGTTAGACACCAATCTTGAGAAAATTATTTCTGATGAAAATGGGCGTGCAAAAGCAGTAGTCACAGATAAAGGCGAAAACATTGAATGTAATGTGGTGGGTTTAACTGCTGGCGTAACACCAAATATAGATTTTCTAAAAGATTCTGGTATTGAATTAGGCAGAGGTGTTAAGGTTAATAGATTCTTGGAGACCAACGTAAAAGATGTATTCGCTATTGGCGATTGTGCAGAGCAGCATGAGGGTATTGGTAGCAGAAGACCTATTGAAGCTGTTTGGTATACGGGTAGAATGATGGGCGAAGCGCTTGCGCAAACTATTTGTGGCAACCCAAGAGAATACAACCCTGGTCACTGGTTCAATTCGGCTAAATTTTTAGATGTAGAATACCAAACCTACGGCTGGGTATTTAGCGAACGTAGTAAAAAAGATAATGAACACCATTTTCATTGGCGCCACGCTTCTGAAAAAATATGTATTACCGTTGCGTTTGACAAAGACAGCCATCAATTTTTAGGTATCAACACCTTTGGCATTCGTATGCGACATGAAATTTTTGACCAATGGTTAACAGAGAACAAGGATATTGACCATGTAATGACCTATTTAAAAGATGCCAATTTCGATCCAGAGTTCTTTAAACTTTATGAGGATGAAATTATCGCCAAATACAATGCTGATTTCAATAAAAATATCAGTGCAAAGAAAAAAAACTGGAAACGTATTTTCAGTATCGCCTAACTAAATAACAATCACAAACAACACCTACTATGGGTAATTTTGACAGAAGTATGTCACTTGCGGGAGAACCGCCTAAAGCATTAAATACAGGCCAAAAATTGGCAGTAGTAACAGGAATGATCGGTTTAGGCATTCTCATATTACAATTGTTCAATTTAAACCTAGGCAATACTGCGCTATGGTTAACGGTTTCCATTGTTGCCATTTTCACGGGAATCATCTGGTTTTCCCAAGCTGCATACGCACACAAACACAAGGGTATTAAAAATGATGGTGTTTGGTTTAAATCTATTTCTAGCCGTGGCGTACTTGCCTGGATGGGAGGTATTGCCTTAACAGGGTTTTACATTGTGCTCTATTTTTATCCGCAGTATTTAGGTCTGGTAAAAGATGGTGATAACACTGGCTTAATTGCATTATTTGATCCATTAAGTAAAGGACTTAGTGGTAACCCTGCCAGCCAATGGTTCGTTTACGGTACTATGTATACCGTTGCTATTTTGGCTTTTGGCGCTAAATTCATTTGGAAATATCGTCATAATAAATATGAGCAATTGAGAACGGTTAGTGTTATGTTTTTTCAAACTGCATTTGCCTTTTTCATACCAGAAATCATGGCTCGATTAAATGGCGATTTACCATATTATGACCTTAAGAATATGTGGCCGTTAAACTATTACAACTTTGAACGTTACCGTATTAATGGGTTCATAGATTCTGGTAGTGTTGGTATGACGATGTTATTTTTCGGTATCATATCCATCTTTGTGATTTCTCCTTTTTTAACCTATAAATACGGTAAACGTTGGTATTGCTCTTGGGTTTGTGGTTGCGGCGGATTGGCTGAGACTGCAGGAGATTCTTTTCGTCAGTTAAGCGACAAATCTAAATTTGCTTGGAAAGTAGAGCGTTGGGTAGTACACAGTGTGGTAGTATTCGTAACCTTAATGACTACAGCAGTTATTTACTCATATTTAGGAAATGACAGTAGTAAATACTGGTTAACAAAAACAATGTTCATCTCTGGTGTAGCAGTTATTTTGACTGCAGTTTTTGCATGGGTAATGATTTATAAAAGAGAAGAATTGGCGAAAGATGCCAAATATGGTGCTATCGGCTACTTCACCATTATCGTTGTATTAATAGGAATGCACTTTTTTAGTGACTCAGCAAACATATTCATTTTCAAAGCAGAAACATTAAGAACCACTTATAGCTTTTTAATTGGTAGTATATTTTCTGGCGTTATTGGAACAGGATTCTACCCTATTTTAGGTAATCGTGTTTGGTGCAGATTTGGGTGCCCAATGGCAGCCATGTTAGGTTTTCAACAACGTATGTTCTCTAAATTTAGAATTACCACCAATGGTGGTCAATGCATTTCTTGTGGTAACTGTTCTACTTATTGTGAAATGGGTATCGATGTTCGTGCCTATGCTCAAAAAGGAGAAAATATTGTACGTTCTAGTTGTGTAGGCTGTGGTATTTGTTCTGCGGTTTGCCCAAGAGGAGTTTTAAAATTAGAAAACGGACCAGAAAAAGGACGTATTAATTCTCAAGATGTTTTATTAGGTAACGATGTTGATTTAATGGATTTAGTGAATAAAAAATAGATCTCATTTCTAAAATGAAATATGTTATTTTTTTGCATTGTGATTCTTATACTCACTTGAACTAAAATTATATAACAGGAAAAATTTCATGAAAGACTGGTTTTTACTAATCTTTCATGATCTTTACAACCTACTAACACCAACCAATACATTAGATGAATCGCTTTTTAATCCTCTTACTTTTAGTATCAATTTCGGCTCAATCGCAAACGGAACTTAATTATCCTGAAGTTGTTTATGGCAAAGAAAATATAAGTGCCAGCTGGGTAAGCCACCCAGATACTAAAGGCGGCGAAGACACAGCCGTGTTGTTTCGTAACACCTTTGAAGTAGCAAATTCCAAAGCTGATTTTATTATCAATATTTCTGCAGACAACCATTACTACCTTTATGTAAACGGTCAGTTTATTACTCACGGACCTCAGTTGAGCGACATTCAACATTACAAATTCGAAACCTTAAATCTTAAAAATCACCTAAACCAAGGGAAAAATATTATTGCGGTTAAGGTGATTAATTTTGGTAAAAGAAGATTTTTAGGCATGCAGTCCATTTTTACTAGTTTAATGGTGAATGGCGTTTCTGAAAACGCCAAAATCATTAATACCACCGGGTTCAATGACACTTGGGTAAGCGCCATTGACGAATCTTACAAAGCGAACGAAGTAGTTTGGAGAGGCGACGGTGAAAAGGCTATCGTTGGCGGCTTTTATGCCAACAACCCTACTGATATCGTTAATATGAACAACTACCCTACGCATTGGGAAACGTTAGATTTTGATGATAAAGATTGGAAAAAAGTAGAGTTCTTTGAGAATGCAAGCAGTATGGGCGGCTCTATTGCTTATTTATTAGAACCTCGTAATTTACCTTTACTTTCTTGGGACGAAGAAAGAATTGCAAGTATCGTTCGTTCATCAAAACCTATTAAAACTGAGTTTCCGGTATTAGGCACTTTGACACTTGCTCCTAATACAAAAACTACTTTTCTTTTAGATCAGCAGTATGTTACCAACGGATTCCCAGAATTGATTTTCAGCAAAGGGAAATCGGCTACTATAATCATTAAATATGCTGAGAACCTTTTTGGTGCCAATAATGAAAAAGGGGATCGTAATGACTTGGAGAACAAAAAGCTTCTAGGCTATTACGATGAAATTATTTCTAACGGAAAAGATGCCCAAAAATTCATTCCGAATTGGATGCGTACATTCCGGTTTATTGAGTTTGAAATTGAAACTAAAGACCAAGAACTTGTTCTTGAAAATTTCGTAAACCACAGGTCTAGAACTACCATACCATCTATTGCAAAATTCACTTCAGACGATGACATGTATAATGACATTTTTGACATCTGTAAACGTACTATTGATATCTGTACACAAGATTACTTTTTAAGTGATGCCTATTATGAAACCATGCAGTATGTAGGCGATACAAAAATACAAGGCTTAATCTGGGAAACTTTAAGCGGTAATGCCGAACATACCAAAAATGCGATTCGCCAGTTTGACCATTCTAGAGATTCTGACGGAAACATCTTAGGTGCTTATCCGCTTCGTTCTACATTTATTTACCCTACGTATTCTTTGGTCTGGGTAGATATGATTGCCGATCAGTACAATACCTCTGGTGATAAAGAATTTATAAAAACCTACAAAGATGGCATTATTAATACCCTAGCGGGATTTGAAAAGAATATGAACGACCTTAATTTGGTCAACAAAACACCATACCGTTATTTTATAGATTGGTACACCGGACCAAATAACGGAAGCGGAACCGCTACTAAAAACGACGGACTCAACTCTGCCGTAGTTAGTTTACATTATGTGCATGCGCTACAAAACGCTTCTCGCCTTTTCAGTGAAATTGGTGATGAGCGGACTGCTAGCAACTATAAAAATCGTGCGGACGAAATTATTACATCGGTATACAAATTGTGCTATGATACCGATAGAAGTCTTTTTGCCGAAAGA
This genomic interval carries:
- a CDS encoding NAD(P)/FAD-dependent oxidoreductase; translated protein: MDHIVIIGNGISGVTLARHIRKLSDKRITIISAESDYFFSRTALMYVYMGHMKFEHTQPYENWFWKKNSIDLVNGFVEKVETDAKKLVLKGGSSISYDKLIIATGSKPNKFGWPGQDLKGVQGLYSKQDLEMLEKNAPNKKVCNRAVIVGGGLIGIEMAEMLRSREIPVTFLVREKSFWNGVLPAGESAMINEHILEHHIDLQLDTNLEKIISDENGRAKAVVTDKGENIECNVVGLTAGVTPNIDFLKDSGIELGRGVKVNRFLETNVKDVFAIGDCAEQHEGIGSRRPIEAVWYTGRMMGEALAQTICGNPREYNPGHWFNSAKFLDVEYQTYGWVFSERSKKDNEHHFHWRHASEKICITVAFDKDSHQFLGINTFGIRMRHEIFDQWLTENKDIDHVMTYLKDANFDPEFFKLYEDEIIAKYNADFNKNISAKKKNWKRIFSIA
- a CDS encoding DUF547 domain-containing protein, whose translation is MKRTLIQTLFFLLIVTNISAQDVAAFFNKSDGFFKTNVVDGKVKYADIKNNPDALKSILESAKGISVSETDAATYQAFWINAYNLLVIDGIVKNYPLKSPLDVAGFFDKTKHKIGGRSITLNGIENDLLRAKFPAEARFHFVLVCAGLGCPPIINSAYTPKALENQLQKQTVMALNNPTFIKVNKNKVQISQLFEWYKGDFEQKGSTVDFINTYRKEQLPDNAKVSYYSYDWSLNEAK
- a CDS encoding alpha-L-rhamnosidase-related protein, whose protein sequence is MNRFLILLLLVSISAQSQTELNYPEVVYGKENISASWVSHPDTKGGEDTAVLFRNTFEVANSKADFIINISADNHYYLYVNGQFITHGPQLSDIQHYKFETLNLKNHLNQGKNIIAVKVINFGKRRFLGMQSIFTSLMVNGVSENAKIINTTGFNDTWVSAIDESYKANEVVWRGDGEKAIVGGFYANNPTDIVNMNNYPTHWETLDFDDKDWKKVEFFENASSMGGSIAYLLEPRNLPLLSWDEERIASIVRSSKPIKTEFPVLGTLTLAPNTKTTFLLDQQYVTNGFPELIFSKGKSATIIIKYAENLFGANNEKGDRNDLENKKLLGYYDEIISNGKDAQKFIPNWMRTFRFIEFEIETKDQELVLENFVNHRSRTTIPSIAKFTSDDDMYNDIFDICKRTIDICTQDYFLSDAYYETMQYVGDTKIQGLIWETLSGNAEHTKNAIRQFDHSRDSDGNILGAYPLRSTFIYPTYSLVWVDMIADQYNTSGDKEFIKTYKDGIINTLAGFEKNMNDLNLVNKTPYRYFIDWYTGPNNGSGTATKNDGLNSAVVSLHYVHALQNASRLFSEIGDERTASNYKNRADEIITSVYKLCYDTDRSLFAERPDKTIYDQHTNIMAILTDAIPENQQRALLDKILNEEDLLQATYYYRFYLFEAIKKVGAPELFDVAQEPWEQMIDDHMTTTLERFESVEKPTRSEVHPWSASPAYFYFNYLAGIRSVKNDFEEVEIAPAFGKLNQIAGLLPTSKGNIEFELKRNKHKLSAEITLPTTIKGKIVWQGTVVNLKAGKNTYTLKSSK
- a CDS encoding BamA/TamA family outer membrane protein — its product is MNTKTLPFLFLMLVNFIMKGQDVTVAELQFSGTKRTKVSFIENLVDVREGMLLDSVLMNRDILRLKRLPSISHAYFNVNILPNETCNVEYVIEENFTLIPFANLFSSSNDDFAFRIGIQEFNSFGRNITLGAFYQYDNYSSFGLSVRAPYLFSNKLGLAVNYNNFTTLEPVFFQDDTADYKYNNTGFELLGLYELNFKNRIELGFSFFTEDYEYIDGATSSGVPLNLNVDKHLFKFIYDHNSLDYFYHYLEGFRSQLNLQYVGSTNTNLPEFLIGFNDFTYFKRIGDRGNWANRLRLGLASNVDSPFAPFTVDNNLNIRGVGNTIDRGTGMVVLNTEYRQTLIDKNKFVLQGNVFIDGGTWRNPAGGFDDLLKSENLRIYPGVGLRFMHKRIFNAIFRIDYGYGITKDGDNGIVFGIGQYF
- a CDS encoding 4Fe-4S binding protein, coding for MGNFDRSMSLAGEPPKALNTGQKLAVVTGMIGLGILILQLFNLNLGNTALWLTVSIVAIFTGIIWFSQAAYAHKHKGIKNDGVWFKSISSRGVLAWMGGIALTGFYIVLYFYPQYLGLVKDGDNTGLIALFDPLSKGLSGNPASQWFVYGTMYTVAILAFGAKFIWKYRHNKYEQLRTVSVMFFQTAFAFFIPEIMARLNGDLPYYDLKNMWPLNYYNFERYRINGFIDSGSVGMTMLFFGIISIFVISPFLTYKYGKRWYCSWVCGCGGLAETAGDSFRQLSDKSKFAWKVERWVVHSVVVFVTLMTTAVIYSYLGNDSSKYWLTKTMFISGVAVILTAVFAWVMIYKREELAKDAKYGAIGYFTIIVVLIGMHFFSDSANIFIFKAETLRTTYSFLIGSIFSGVIGTGFYPILGNRVWCRFGCPMAAMLGFQQRMFSKFRITTNGGQCISCGNCSTYCEMGIDVRAYAQKGENIVRSSCVGCGICSAVCPRGVLKLENGPEKGRINSQDVLLGNDVDLMDLVNKK